A window of Malania oleifera isolate guangnan ecotype guangnan chromosome 2, ASM2987363v1, whole genome shotgun sequence genomic DNA:
CTGTGCTCTATGATTGTCGGGTTAATACCCAGTATATTTTTGGCTGACCAAGTGAACACATCTGCGAATTCACCAAGCAGCTCGCCTAGTTCTGCTCTTAAGGTGTCAAGTAGGTGACTCCCAATCTACACGCATCTCTCCTAGTTGCCTTTTAGGGGTATGCGCGTGATGTCTTTATCCACCGTGCTAATTTGAGGGTATTCCCCccttatttctaagtcttctacaGTTAAGGTCTCCCTTACTTCCGTCTTCCCTTTTAGTGTTATTACGTAGTAATTCCAAGTCGCTGCTTGATCTCCCTTGACCACCCCTGTCTCATGCGGAGTAAGGAATTTCATTTTGAGGTGGTACATTGATCTTACGGCCTAGACCACATTAAGCAAGGGGAGGTCTAGTATGATGTTGTACACTGATGGCCGATCGACCACCAAGAATTTCGTTAGTGAAGTAACTTGCTATGGGGTCATTCCCATTGTTACCGATAGTGTGACTGTTCCCAAGGGATTAACTACGTCTCCACCAAACCCGACCAGGGAGGTTGAGATTGGTTTGAGTCGTTCCTTGCTAATCTTCATTCCTTCGAGCACCAACCAGAACATAATGTTGGCCGAGCTCCCGTTATCTATCAATACACGTCTTACTTTGTAATTTTCCACTAGTAAGGAGAGTACTAATGCGTCGTCGTGCGGTTGTTGCACCCCTACTTCGGCTCCGTTGTCAAATATGATAACATCATCTTGTTTGTTCCCTTTATTGCTTGGTTCCCCTCTCTCCGTTGAGAGTACCTGCTTAGCATATCTTTTGTGAGCACCTCCGCTATATTTGTCACTAACGGATCCTCCAAAGATCACCGCGATTTTccctatgatttgttcttccttctcgTCCCCGTTGAGCCTATTCTGCTCGCGAGGTTCCCCTTGCCGATCTTCCTTCTTTATGAATCTCGACAGGTATCCCCTTTTGATCAAGGTTCAATCTCGTTCTTTAGCTGAATACATTCCTCTGTATCGTAcccatgatccctatggaattgaTAGAACTTGGAAATGTTCCGTTTATATGAAGGGGTTTGCATAGGTTCGGACCACGAGACATAGTATTTCTTCCTTATATGCATTAGCACATCAGAACACGGTGCGTTTAGAGGTGTATAGGTGGAGAACTTACTGGAGTGCCCTCTCATTTTAGAGTTGGTAAGCAGCGTACTGGTCTCCTGTCTCTTTGTGGATCTGGAGGGTTCTCCCGTCTCCCAATTATTACCTTTCCTTTTCATCTCAATGCGATATCCCCTAGTGTCCTTCATTTCTTCCAAGTTGATGTACTTCTGCGCTCGGGCCATCAATTCTCCCATATCAGCCGACAGCTTCTCCCCAGGAGAGTACAAGAAGTTTACGAGCTAAAGTGTCACGTcccaaacccgaaaatgggacccaggggtgaaaatgtattCTAACCTGTCCCTGCATCATACAAAACATTCAAAGATACAAGACAAAGCacgagggtctgaccccgtgaggttccaagcaccctatacacatccaaacacaattgaatatacgcagcggaaatactgtcattctatatacatacagtaccataccaaagtctatataagagcagaacaggttctatcatacaacgtacaactaggtgcccaacacatcccaaaatggcaacccatcaagaCACAGTCCTAGcatttacccaagcgctaaccgcagtacaccggtcactatgctcccaacaccaggacgctagttccggttactcgaaggacctgtaaaaatatacgtatagtaggggtgagacacctctcagtaaggaagaacagaggttatatcggtgtgtggcatttaagtgctattatgatgcaacatacacgtagttaaatgcagtccagtactaattttacacattgcatacacgcacacatacacatgatcaaaaATCCTAGTGTTGTCACACCCATCGGCTTGAAGCCAGCCTgcgacatatggcgttggcccgTAACCAACCCGCAAACACGGCGGCACCggtacatggctagtcctcgactcccatggcatcgtaccggcgctaaactggtggatccacacccttcgacctgatctgccggaataggctcatgccctcagatataaagTTGGACCTCTACgaatctatggccagcgatttcatacgccctcgaatatagagtcggacactcttagtacctagaacaattcggaaccgcgttcctaatagcatttcaaccaatcacacacacgtgcatgctcatataaccaaacaaaccatactcatttggtaatctaaaatcatggttttacaacatatacaatttaaaacaagtcaaggcacgaccatccccataacatagtataaatcaacatatacgcttgattttcaacaaaaccaaggatgcagcccgtcatcccttttttcccaaaaatgtaatcatgaaaaatccataattttctccattagattcccccaaatgagtagtcaaaacatgCACAgtactgtgaaccacagttccacagAGTCCGATTTCacaaataaccgatataaacacaattccctttaccttttccccgaatagaaaatcccaaactctaaggcccctaaacaacgaatcaagttccaaaacctacaatcaatagtacaaaatatactcactaaaATTTTCCAAACACAATTACtatatcagaattgaaaaccgagtcttacctcgattttacgccaaaaacccaaaaatctccgaaacgggattccgatccgtagaacttgtagagaatccttccacaatcctcgtggtaaccttaGATTTACGATTCTAGCGACGAACgatgaggaaatctagagagatagaaagtagggagagttctagagagagagagaagatatttgagtttcttagcttggaagtaatgaaaacttctatttatagccctttgacccagctccttctcgtcgacgaattgtatcctcgtcgacgaggctctatagtcttctcatcgacgagaccaagacctcgtcgacgagtctgggatctccgattttctgaaacccctcggcttctcctcgtcgatgagcctctgaacttcgtcgacgagagatgcaaggccttcgtcaacgaactctggctttATCGACAAAGCCcgttcaaattccaattttacccctctcttatttatttaagcatatatatcacggttcgagttcttacatgaAGGGTCGTGGTCAGAGCTGCCAAAGTCACCCCCATGTCTAGGTGGCGAATCTCCAGGGTCGCGGTGTTGAAGCGATGCATGAACTTCTTTAGCATCTCCCTCTCTCCCTGGACCATGCTCATTAGATGGGCTGATGTTTTGACGATTCTCTAACTACTGAGGATGTGGCCGGTGAATAGTTGTTCCATCTCTGAGAAGGAACCAATTGATCCAGGTCGCAGGGTCCAGTACCAATCCTTGGCACTATCTTTAAGGGTTGTTGCAAAAGCTCGGCACATGATGGCATCAGGAGCGCCTTACAACTGCATCAACACCCTGAAGGTGTCAAAATGGTTGATTGGATCGGAGAGACCCTCGTACCTTTCAAAAGTGGGCATCTTGGATTTGCTCGGCAGTggaacctccatcacttctttggtgaatggCGGCTCCAAGGATCTTAGAGATACTTCCCCATAGAAGGGGTTCATTTTGCCTTATGTCATCGTTTTCTCTATTTGGTCTATTTTCTCGATCCTCTCTTCCAGCTCCGTGGTTCTTGGTGGGGTAGGTTTTATCCTCGCTCTCCTTTGGCTTATAAACTTTCTTGGTTGCGTCGGGGTTCACCTAGTGTTGATGGGGGACATGCCCTTCCTAACTTTTCTGTTGTAAGAGcaggttgaacatatcctccattttcttttgaaaagcaAGGAATTCTTCCCTGGTGAACTTTAATTGTTGTGTAGGTGTGGAGTGAATGGACTAGAGCGACTCCTTTCCGATGGCAGGACTGGAGCTAGAACTACGTGTGGTTGGCATTGTTTGGATGTCGGAGGTTTAGAGCAAGATTATCACTTCTCAAAAGCAAGTTCCCACAGACGACGCCAACTGTTGAGGGATAAAATCAGCGGGACTACTCTTTCGACTTTCGTGACCTGAAATGGGAAAGGAAAAAAggtttggaggacccggggtgtactccgggggatcactctgatgcctaagtaagggaaatgtTTTAGAGAGATTAAATGCAATAGTAAGAATGGGTTtcgaatgacttaccttggcctctttcCCACATCCCTTCTTATAGTGGCTAGGGTTGACCCCGGAGTCAATTTGTCTTTATGGTGtaggggcgtgaatcgctcttgGGTCATGAAGTTCTCACGTGTATTACTCCGCCCATTTAAGGTGCCGACGtgaatctctcctcctctttattggatTGGAGTTAATTGCTCCTGTCAGTAGGTCTGACTTGGGGAGTGATGACTAGGTGTTGACTTCCTCTTATAAACTTATATATTttagagcatatcaacatatatatattgataaccCGGGGACTCTAGTCATCATTGCGCCACTTTGGAAATTATGGTACGACACCAAATCCGAAGGGATGAAAGTCGTCCGCCCATTAACGCACCTCTAATAATTTACGGGCATAATGCCTCAAAGGGGAACTTATTCATTTAAttgataatattaaataatcaattCAATTTTAGCATAATATGTCACTATGCTTCTACTTTCCAATCCTATTACTGTGAACTACCATTATAAATTTACtttatactttattttttatttttaatataatttgtaCACATTGTGctcaatattaaaaaaattttgacaacCTAAAACGATTTTGTGACTACTTCAGGGCAGTAGGCATTTCAAATCCAATCCCCCCCTTTTGCCTCAACTTCTCCTTTTTAAAATCAAAAGTTGGGTGACACGTATTTGATAAACAACTTTTCCGGCttttaaaaatcaacttttatttttatttatttatttatttttattttttttaccaacTTTTAAAAGTTACAGATTTGAAACTTTCAAAAGTTAAAACGTAGTTTTTTCTCCAACAAATTATTCAATTCCATTGTAAtccttaattttttcaaatattacaaaactatcaaTACATTagttatattttctaaaaatacatatttattgtagtcattttaaatttttttaagtaCCTTAAAACTTTTTTGCTAAACACTCAACCAACTTTTTCTTTTTAACGGCCCCGTTTTCACAGGAAgcgaaatatttttataataacatCAAAAAACTCCTTTTTCATCAACTCTTTTTTAAAAGGTTACTGCCTATGAAATAAACCCTATCTCAACTATAGTCAAGAAATCAAACAAGAAAACTTAAATCTCACATATTAATTTTGCACAGCTAACAACACCTTCATAGATGAGTATTtggtacaacaacaacaacaacaaaaccaaaccttagtctcactaagtggggtcggctatatgaatcattttccgccaatttatgcaatcatggaccatttcttttgatagattcaaggatattaagttcttacttactatctcctcccaagttattttaggtctacccataCTCCTTCTACTACCCCCTATAGTAATTAAGTCattcttcctcacaggtgcactataaggcctacattgcaagtgtccataccatctaagtcgtccctcccttatcttatcttctataggagctacacattaccataaatatattcaatccttaatttatctttcaatgttataccactcatccatttaagcattctcatcttggcaacttttactttttggatattatgtttcttcattgtttaacattccgatccatatagcatagctggtcttatagctgtcttataaaactttcctttcaattttaagtgtattctatgatcacatagcacatttgaagcatttctccattttacccaacctgctttaactttatgcattacatcttcaatttctccttcaacttgcataatagatccaaggtatcgaaatctacaagtgctatttatttcttcttcatcaattttaactttgtctccaatattcctcctatcattactaaaattacatttcatatattctgttttatttctacttatcttaaaacctctagattccaaagtttctctccataattctaactcagcctctacttcgtcccttgtttcgtcaattaatacaatatcatctgcaaacaacatacaccatggaacctccttttgaatactcttagtcaattgatccatcactaaagaaaaaagataaggactcaaagcagtacacatatggtaattggaaattctctagtttcaccatttatagtctttacactagtcattacttcatcgtacatatcgttaatgacatcagtatacctacaacatacaccttttttttctaaaacccaccatagaacatTCCtaaatatcctatcatatgctttctcaaggtcaataaatatcatatgtaagtccctcttcttttctctaaacttttccactaaacttcttaaaaaataaatagcttatgtggtagatctcccagacataaaatcaaattgattaacaagttataattattaaataaatcatACAACTAAGATGATAAATAATAACCAtcacaattattataaaatatgttataaaattaaatcaatattaaacaaattgtttttcaaaactAGACAAATTATTGAATCATAACTTGCACTTGGATGAACAAATTCTCACTATTAATTAGCTCTAAATTTTAAGATTGTAACTGAACACACATGTTACTTGAATCCACAATTAACatatgtaattaattaaaaatat
This region includes:
- the LOC131148363 gene encoding uncharacterized protein LOC131148363, encoding MVQGEREMLKKFMHRFNTATLEIRHLDMGVTLAALTTTLHGQLSADMGELMARAQKYINLEEMKDTRGYRIEMKRKGNNWETGEPSRSTKRQETSTLLTNSKMRGHSSKFSTYTPLNAPCSDVLMHIRKKYYVSWGYLSRFIKKEDRQGEPREQNRLNGDEKEEQIIGKIAVIFGGSVSDKYSGGAHKRYAKQVLSTERGEPSNKGNKQDDVIIFDNGAEVGVQQPHDDALVLSLLVENYKVRRVLIDNGSSANIMFWLVLEGMKISKERLKPISTSLVGFGGDVVNPLGTVTLSVIDEEVTKLVQPKFVREVNYSEWLNNVVLVKNLNGKWRTCIDFTDLNKVCPKDSFPLPRIDRLVPNETKPFEVRVWCFDRKVSWVYGDTQRYRSEPRKNKGATRNGGPTDEEGNPNLDKKDSLPKEVCLLLRG